A single genomic interval of Asinibacterium sp. OR53 harbors:
- a CDS encoding Crp/Fnr family transcriptional regulator, producing the protein MEYDLLLKHITQHIQLTQEETAYFTALLTYKKVKRKQFLLQEGDVNRYACFVTDGCLRSYSIDKNGFEHVLQFAPPGWWIGDMKSFIAQEPATLYIDAIDDSTVLLLLKSDLDKLYQQIPQFEHFFRVLAEKSLATYQHRLLNNLSLSARERYENFCQLYPSLIQCLPQKQIAAYIGVTPEFLSKMLSQTPPKK; encoded by the coding sequence ATGGAATACGATCTGTTACTGAAACATATCACCCAACACATACAATTAACGCAGGAAGAAACAGCGTATTTCACGGCTTTGCTTACCTATAAAAAAGTGAAACGCAAACAATTCCTGTTGCAGGAGGGTGATGTGAACAGGTATGCCTGTTTTGTAACCGATGGTTGTTTGAGAAGTTATTCCATAGATAAAAACGGGTTTGAGCATGTGCTGCAGTTCGCGCCGCCCGGATGGTGGATCGGTGATATGAAAAGCTTTATTGCGCAGGAGCCGGCCACTTTGTACATCGATGCAATAGATGACAGCACCGTATTGTTGTTGTTAAAATCAGACCTGGATAAATTATATCAACAGATACCCCAATTCGAACACTTCTTCCGCGTACTGGCCGAAAAATCGCTGGCCACCTATCAACACCGGCTCCTTAACAATTTAAGCCTCTCGGCCCGCGAGCGCTACGAAAATTTTTGCCAATTGTATCCTTCTCTCATACAATGCCTCCCTCAAAAACAGATAGCTGCCTACATTGGGGTCACTCCCGAATTCCTGAGCAAAATGCTGAGCCAAACTCCTCCCAAAAAATAA
- a CDS encoding pirin family protein produces MKKSIERIIPRPARPGMVGDGFRVYNFIPGANITQRRISPFLMLDFNAAYDFGPSAVPRGVDVHPHKGFETVTIAYQGSVAHHDSAGNSGVINPGDVQWMTAGGGILHKEYHEKEYAKKGGPFEMVQLWVNLPKKDKLTPAHYQALTADMMGKAILPNDGGVVNVIAGEFNGVKGPAATYSPVNLFDIKLNAGKEVSTSLPAHYNTAILVVNGSIEVNGEKAPEHSFILFKNEGTDINIKAAEQAILLVMSGEPIDEPIASYGPFVMNTQEEIYDAIQEFQSGKFGVLE; encoded by the coding sequence ATGAAAAAATCAATCGAGAGAATAATACCCAGGCCGGCCAGACCAGGCATGGTAGGAGATGGATTCCGGGTGTATAATTTTATCCCGGGAGCCAATATTACACAGCGCAGGATCAGTCCCTTCCTGATGCTCGATTTCAATGCAGCGTATGACTTCGGCCCCTCTGCTGTTCCCCGTGGTGTAGATGTACACCCGCACAAAGGATTTGAAACCGTTACCATTGCTTACCAGGGAAGCGTGGCACACCACGATAGCGCCGGTAACAGCGGCGTGATCAATCCCGGTGATGTGCAATGGATGACAGCTGGTGGCGGTATATTGCACAAAGAATACCACGAAAAAGAATACGCTAAAAAAGGCGGACCCTTTGAAATGGTTCAATTATGGGTGAACCTGCCCAAAAAAGACAAGCTGACGCCCGCCCATTACCAGGCGCTTACAGCCGATATGATGGGGAAAGCGATATTGCCCAATGACGGCGGTGTGGTGAATGTGATCGCCGGTGAATTCAATGGTGTAAAAGGACCTGCTGCTACTTATTCACCTGTGAACCTCTTTGATATCAAACTGAATGCAGGTAAAGAAGTCAGCACCAGCCTGCCCGCTCATTATAATACAGCGATACTTGTTGTGAACGGATCTATTGAAGTGAATGGCGAGAAAGCGCCGGAACATAGTTTTATATTATTCAAAAACGAAGGCACCGATATCAATATCAAAGCTGCAGAACAAGCTATATTGCTGGTAATGAGCGGTGAACCTATCGACGAACCGATTGCCAGTTACGGACCTTTTGTGATGAACACGCAGGAAGAGATATACGATGCGATCCAGGAGTTTCAATCCGGTAAATTTGGTGTATTAGAATAA